The DNA segment AAGCCATGCGGGCGCTGCTGGCTCGCATCGGAGACGGCGATGATTTTGCCGCGGTCATCCGCCTGATGGCGGCGCCAGCGGTCTTCCTGCCTGCCGTGCTGCGCCTTCAAAACGGCAATCGGCCGGTCAGGCCGGATGCCTCCCTATCTCAATCCGCCGACATCCTGCGCATGCTGACGGGCAAGCGCCCGACGCCACAGCAGACCGCCGGCCTCGATGCCTATCTGGTCACGATCTCCGATCATGGATTGAATGCTTCCACCTTCGCCTCTCGCGTCATCGCCTCGACCCATGCCGGCCTGACCTCCTCGGTATTGGCTGCGATCAGCGCTCTCAAGGGACCGCTGCATGGCGGTGCTCCCGGCCCGGTGCTCGATATGCTGGATGCGGTCGGTGAGCCCGCTAATGCCCGCGCATGGCTGTCGCAGGCGCTTGACCACGGAGAACGGCTGATGGGCTTCGGTCACCGCATATACCGCGTCCGCGATCCCCGCGCCGATGCACTGAAGACGGCGCTGCGGCCGATCTTTGCGAGCGGTCAGGCCGATGCTGGCCGCATCGCGCTCGCCGAGGCGATCGAAGCCGCGGCTCTGGCTCTGTTGAAGGAGCGCAAGCCCGACCGTCCGCTGGAAACCAATGTCGAATATTATACCGCCCTGCTGCTCGATGCTCTCGGTTTCCCGCGTAACGCTTTCACCGGCGTCTTTGCGATCGGCAGGACGGTGGGTTGGATCGCCCATGCGCGCGAGCAGATGCTCGATGGCCGCCTGATCCGTCCGCAATCGCGCTATGTCGGGCCTTTGCCGAAGGCTGCATAGTATTTGGCGGCTGGCGAGCCGAATGATCCTCAAGCGGCCGCCATCTGTCGCGGCCGCATCAACCCTTCGCGGATATGGCGGGCAAGTTCGGTTGCCGGCGGTGTCGCTCCGCTTTTAGACAAATGGAGGTTGATGGAAAAGACCGGCAGGTCCGGCAGACCATCGCCTGCGCCGAGAATATCGAGGTCGGCGGGAACGGTAGAGGCAAGCCAGGCGGTGATCGCAAGATCGGTGCGCACAGTGGCCGTCGTCGCTTCGATATTGCCGTTCTCGAACACGGTGCGCCAGCGTCGCCCGTCGTCTCGGAGCGCCGCGAATACCGACGGTCGGAAGGCGCAGGTATCGGCCACCATCGAAATCGGCAGCGGATTCTTCCGATGGGCGCCGCCCGCTTTTGCACCCACCCAAACCAGCCGGTCGATCGCCAGGCATTCGCCCTTGGACGTGCCGAGCGGCTCTTCGATGACGCCGAGATCGATCACGCCATTGTCGAGCGCCTGCATCAACTCGGGCGATGAGCCACAGACCAGAGAAATCTCTACCTGCGGATGACGTTCCGCATAGGACCTTAGAACCGGCGCCAGAACCGTTCCGACGAGATCATGGGGCACGCCGAGCCGCACGCTGCCTTCTACGGTGGTTTCCGCCATGTCGGCCCAGATATCATCATTGAGGATCAGGAGCCGGCGGGCATTGCCGAGCATCCGCTCTCCCGCATCCGTCAATCGCAGTCCGCGATTTTCCCGCTCGAAGAGAGCACAGCCCAGCATCTCCTCCAGTCGCTTGATCTGCTGGCTGACAGCGCCTTGCGTCATGTGCAGCATTTTGGCGGCAACTGTCATGCT comes from the Rhizobium sp. NXC24 genome and includes:
- a CDS encoding citrate synthase/methylcitrate synthase: MKSGLEDIIAAETKLSDVDGAAGRLIIRGVSLDDLVATSRFEDVAALLLEGLFEEHVDAASIRAQLGAARVELFAHVKAADAVLLALPPVEAMRALLARIGDGDDFAAVIRLMAAPAVFLPAVLRLQNGNRPVRPDASLSQSADILRMLTGKRPTPQQTAGLDAYLVTISDHGLNASTFASRVIASTHAGLTSSVLAAISALKGPLHGGAPGPVLDMLDAVGEPANARAWLSQALDHGERLMGFGHRIYRVRDPRADALKTALRPIFASGQADAGRIALAEAIEAAALALLKERKPDRPLETNVEYYTALLLDALGFPRNAFTGVFAIGRTVGWIAHAREQMLDGRLIRPQSRYVGPLPKAA
- a CDS encoding LysR family transcriptional regulator; this translates as MARNFDIALIRTFAAVADHSSMTVAAKMLHMTQGAVSQQIKRLEEMLGCALFERENRGLRLTDAGERMLGNARRLLILNDDIWADMAETTVEGSVRLGVPHDLVGTVLAPVLRSYAERHPQVEISLVCGSSPELMQALDNGVIDLGVIEEPLGTSKGECLAIDRLVWVGAKAGGAHRKNPLPISMVADTCAFRPSVFAALRDDGRRWRTVFENGNIEATTATVRTDLAITAWLASTVPADLDILGAGDGLPDLPVFSINLHLSKSGATPPATELARHIREGLMRPRQMAAA